From Nicotiana tabacum cultivar K326 chromosome 20, ASM71507v2, whole genome shotgun sequence, one genomic window encodes:
- the LOC107803500 gene encoding magnesium transporter MRS2-5-like, translating to MAEENGQFVFTDFQESTSARFNTDVQANNNFHGPGLPGLKRRGQGHGSRSWIKIDEHGNSKILELDKATVMRHCALPARDLRLLDPKFIYPSTILGREQAIVVNLEQIRCVITADEVILMNSLDGCVLQYESELCKRLQTNKDQPDGLPFEFRALELALELTCLSLDAQVKELELEIYPVLDELASSINTLNLERVRRLKGQLLALTQRVQKVCDEIEHLMDDDGDMAEMYLTEKKQRKEDFLNNDLYDQPDIFGKNRGAARSAPISPVSSTSGVQKLQRAFSNVSSSKYGSFSASSNGQENIDQLEMLLEAYFVVIDSTLNKLLSLKEYIDDTEDLINIKLGTVQNQLIQFELLLTAATFVAAIFAMVTGVFGMNLKTTVFNDPDGFNWVLIITGLFCLVLYIAFLIYFKHKKLFPL from the exons ATGGCAGAAGAAAATGGTCAATTTGTTTTTACAGATTTTCAAGAATCTACGTCTGCTAGATTTAATACAGATGTACAGGCAAATAACAACTTTCACGGGCCAGGTCTTCCTGGTCTTAAGAGGAGAGGCCAAGGTCATGGGAGTCGCTCTTGGATAAAGATTGATGAGCATGGGAATTCAAAGATTTTGGAATTGGATAAGGCTACTGTTATGAGACATTGTGCTTTACCAGCCCGGGATCTCCGTCTTTTGGACCCTAAGTTTATCTATCCTTCCACGATATTAGGGCGAGAGCAAGCTATTGTGGTAAACCTTGAACAGATCAGATGCGTCATCACAGCTGATGAGGTTATACTGATGAATTCTTTGGATGGTTGTGTACTGCAATACGAGTCTGAATTGTGTAAACGCCTTCAGACAAATAAAGATCAGCCGG ATGGTCTTCCTTTCGAATTCAGAGCCCTTGAGCTTGCTTTGGAGCTAACTTGCTTGTCTCTTGATGCTCAG GTGAAAGAATTAGAACTGGAAATATACCCAGTTCTTGATGAACTGGCATCATCTATTAACACTCTAAATCTGGAACGAGTCCGTAGATTGAAAGGTCAGCTGCTTGCCTTGACTCAGCGAGTCCAAAAG GTCTGTGATGAAATAGAACATCTAATGGATGATGACGGTGACATGGCTGAGATGTACTTAACAGAGAAGAAACAAAGGAAGGAGGATTTTCTTAATAATGATTTATATGATCAACCAGATATATTTGGCAAAAATAGAGGAGCAGCAAGATCTGCTCCGATCTCACCTGTATCATCAACTTCGGGGGTGCAGAAGTTGCAACGAGCATTCAGTAATGTGAGCTCAAGCAAATACGGAAGCTTTTCAGCTTCATCTAATGGTCAAGAAAATATCGATCAACTTGAAATGTTGCTTGAAGCATACTTTGTTGTCATTGACAGCACTCTCAACAAGTTGTTATCA CTTAAAGAATATATCGACGATACAGAGGATCTGATCAATATAAAACTG GGGACTGTCCAGAATCAGCTAATACAATTTGAGTTGCTTCTAACAGCTGCAACTTTTGTGGCTGCTATATTTGCTATGGTGACTGGAGTATTCGGAATGAACCTGAAAACCACGGTTTTTAACGATCCAGATGGATTTAACTGGGTTCTTATCATTACTGGATTGTTCTGTTTGGTCTTGTACATTGCTTTCTTGATTTACTTTAAGCATAAGAAACTCTTTCCACTGTAA
- the LOC107764889 gene encoding uncharacterized protein LOC107764889, which yields MEFWVVVAAAGAGYVAQYLQSSSDNKDNLLQQKQFSKISTHEQSDNKNLVYQIRENLCPFRRLAQKRAKKEITDEGVFGFRRLNLDSSANCEFEVQWEPGDYNGREHTITWNKVSSGQFNSTGLPNGLALFYMGIITGMMSAITANRGEIEKVNEKLKWSKNLVQELQEEPVKEIATDGYEKPNLYSPSMSAVEPMSSSSEVQVNEPKTSENTNHQVAENHESMSEIEAELEAELERLEMSMKVERLSDFVELDPEDEVDVAQGELKLDYLNMQCSDSSESEWDTSETRIYHSKPANYPVSPRELSLRLHEVIESRLEAQIKELETALYNSQIRAYSLEAQHILSQMDYASSESESSAYPQSPYCYHEANEDTIRTMHGSETTFEIDIRSPPLDIALIDRPNMEGK from the exons ATGGAGTTTTGGGTTGTTGTAGCAGCTGCAGGTGCTGGTTATGTAGCACAGTATTTGCAAAGTTCATCAGACAATAAGGACAACTTACTACAgcaaaagcaattttctaaaatCTCAACACATGAGCAATCAGATAACAAGAATTTGGTGTACCAAATACGTGAAAATCTTTGTCCATTTCGAAGATTAGCTCAAAAAAGAGCTAAAAAAGAAATTACTGATGAAGGGGTTTTcggattcagacgtcttaatcttgaTTCATCAGCAAATTGCGAGTTTGAGGTCCAATGGGAACCAGGAGATTATAATGGAAGAGAGCATACAATTACCTGGAACAAAGTTTCTAGTGGACAATTCAATTCAACAG GGCTACCAAATGGATTGGCTCTATTTTATATGGGAATCATTACTGGAATGATGTCTGCTATTACTGCAAACAGAGGAGAGATAGAAAAGGTAAATGAGAAGTTAAAGTGGAGCAAGAATTTAGTTCAAGAATTACAAGAGGAGCCCGTGAAAGAGATTGCTACTGATGGCTATGAAAAGCCAAATCTATATAGTCCCTCTATGTCAGCTGTTGAGCCAATGTCATCTTCTTCTGAAGTTCAAGTTAATGAACCAAAAACTAGTGAAAACACAAATCATCAGGTAGCTGAGAATCACGAATCGATGAGTGAAATTGAGGCAGAGCTTGAAGCTGAATTAGAAAGGTTGGAAATGAGCATGAAGGTTGAaagattatctgattttgttgaG CTAGATCCAGAAGATGAAGTAGATGTGGCTCAAGGAGAGTTGAAACTAGATTACCTCAATATGCAGTGTTCTGATTCATCAGAATCAGAATGGGATACTAGTGAAACTAGGATTTATCATTCTAAACCTGCAAATTATCCTGTTTCCCCGAGGGAACTAAGCTTGCGCCTGCACGAGGTAATAGAATCCAGGCTTGAAGCTCAAATTAAAGAGCTTGAAACAGCCCTTTACAACAGCCAAATCAGAGCTTATTCATTGGAAGCACAACACATTCTATCTCAAATGGACTATGCATCGAGTGAATCGGAGTCTTCTGCAtatccacaaagtccatattgttATCATGAGGCCAATGAAGATACCATCAGGACCATGCATGGAAGTGAAACTACTTTTGAAATTGATATAAGAAGTCCTCCTCTAGATATAGCACTGATTGATAGACCAAACATGGAGGGAAAATGA
- the LOC107803501 gene encoding ninja-family protein AFP2-like: protein MEVLNMHVHVEIVKFKRFSVVLLIIYFVGNLWFAMGDNTDEKKKSSRVREMENFSMESSRFSRDLLQRFMGSSSSRAKDEDEENDEGELELNLGLSLGGRFGVDKSCNNKLIRSSSVAACLPIVRDDDALTPSPPVSYPASLVRTSSLPVETEEEWRKRKELQTLRRMEAKRRRSEKQRNLRGGDKESGGGCVEDEKREIEVNLKGKLEKEQYLATAKKFGLSVSPTLAAVARQGSLGGGGMDLAMGKGKGSYSGSKKQGQGQLGSQGSVESQGGCGSSSSMSELESKPPQGSGELSPASIHSLQGGGSQDVGSSGSKMREIVNRLSGGDMDSSPSKRLGAAKSQAKETGANMLGDMPCVFTKGDGPNGRRVDGILYKYGKGEEVRIMYVCHGSFHSPAEFVKHAGGTDVAHPLKHIVVNPNASPLL from the exons ATGGAAGTGTTAAACATGCATGTACATGTGGAAATAGTTAAGTTTAAGAGGTTTAGTGTGGTGTTGTTGATAATATATTTTGTGGGTAATTTATGGTTTGCCATGGGAGATAATACAgatgagaaaaagaaaagtaGTAGAGTACGGGAAATGGAGAATTTTTCTATGGAAAGTAGTAGATTTTCAAGGGACTTATTGCAAAGATTTATGGGGAGTAGTAGTTCAAGAGCAAAGGATGAGGATGAGGAAAATGATGAGGGAGAATTAGAGTTGAATCTTGGATTGTCATTAGGAGGTAGATTTGGTGTGGACAAATCTTGTAATAATAAGTTGATAAGGTCTAGTTCTGTAGCTGCTTGTTTGCCAATAGTTAGAGATGATGATGCTTTAACACCATCACCCCCAGTTTCTTATCCAGCTAGTTTAGTGAGAACATCTTCTTTACCTGTGGAGACTGAGGAAGAATGGAGGAAAAGGAAAGAGTTGCAGACTTTGCGAAGAATGGAAGCTAAGAGGAGAAGATCAGAGAAGCAGAGGAATTTAAGGGGTGGTGATAAAGAAAGTGGTGGAGGATGTGTGGAAGATGAAAAGAGGGAAATTGAGGTGAATTTGAAAGGTAAATTGGAGAAAGAACAGTACTTGGCGACCGCTAAAAAGTTTGGTTTATCGGTATCTCCAACGTTAGCTGCAGTGGCTAGACAAGGTAGTTTGGGAGGAGGTGGAATGGATTTGGCAATGGGAAAAGGTAAAGGAAGTTATTCTGGTAGTAAAAAGCAAGGACAAGGGCAATTGGGATCACAAGGTTCTGTGGAATCCCAAGGTGGCTGTGGTAGTTCTTCAAGTATGTCTGAATTGGAAAGTAAACCTCCACAAG GGTCTGGCGAGCTAAGCCCTGCCAGTATCCACTCATTACAAGGAGGAGGGAGTCAAGACGTTGGTTCATCTGggtcaaaaatgagagaaattgTAAACAGGCTGTCGGGAGGTGACATGGACAGTAGTCCATCTAAGAGACTCGGTGCAGCAAAAAGTCAGGCAAAGGAAACGGGAGCAAACATGTTGGGAGATATGCCGTGCGTTTTCACAAAAGGAGATGGTCCTAATGGTAGAAGAGTAGACGGAATATTATACAAGTACGGGAAAGGGGAGGAGGTAAGAATTATGTACGTATGTCACGGTAGTTTTCACTCACCAGCCGAGTTTGTCAAGCACGCTGGAGGTACCGATGTTGCTCACCCTCTCAAGCATATAGTTGTAAACCCCAATGCTTCTCCCCTCCTGTGA